In Nocardioides sp. W7, the genomic stretch GACCAACGTCGCCATCGCGATGCCGCGCTCCCCCATGCACCTGGCGCACACCGCCTGGGACCTGCAGCTGATGTCGAAGGGCCGTTTCCGGCTCGGGCTGGGGTCACAGATCCGCCCGCACATCGAGAAGCGGTACGGCGCCACCTGGTCGCCGCCCGCCGCGCGGATGCGGGAGATCGTCGGCGCGGTCAAGGCGATCCTCGGCTCCTGGCAGCACGGCACCCCGCTGGAGTTCCGCGGCGAGCACACCCAGCACACGCTGATGCCGCCGACCTTCGTCCCCGGCCCGAACCCGTACGGCGCCCCGCCCGTACTGCTCGGCGCACTCGGACCGGTGATGACCCGGACCGCCGCGGAGGTCGCCGACGGGCTGCTGGTGATGCCGTTCCACAGCCGCCGCCACTTCGTCGAGCGCACGCTGCCGGCCGTCCAGGAGGGGCTGGAGCGGTCCGGGCGCGAGGCGGTCGGGATCTTCCCGCAGGCGATCCTGGCGATGGGTCGCACCCCGGCCGAGCTCGAGGCGGCCACCCTCGGGGTCCGGGGGCTGCTGGCGTTCTACGGCTCGACCCCGGCGTACCGCTCCGTCCTGGACGTCGAGGGCTGGGGCGACCTGCAGCCCGAGCTGAACGCGCTGTCCAAGCAGGGCGACATCGCCGCGATGATGGCGCTGGTCACCGACGAGATGGTCGCGACGATCGGCGTGCGCGGCACCCCGGAGGAGTGCGCCGCCGAGATCGGCCGCCGTTTCGGCGGGGTGGCCGAGCGGGTCTGCTGCTACTTCCCGGGGTACGACGCCCCGCTCGCCCAGGTGGGCGAGCTGGCGACGGCCCTCCGAGCGCTCAGCGCGGTCTGAGCGCCGGGGCCGGGTTCGCGCCCCGGATGCCCGTGGCGGCGAGGGCCAGCGCGAAGGCCAGGATCGTGGCCCTCGATACGTTGTCGGGCAGCAGCGGGTTGAGCGGGATCGTCACCACGTGCAGCAGCATCAGCAGCGGCACCCAGATCGGCACCGAACCGGCCCGCAGCAGCGCCGCGGCGAGCAGCAGCTCGCCGAGGCAGAACGCCACGATCCAGCCGTAGAGGAAGACCCGCAGCCCCGTCTCCTCCGAGACGGCGTCGATGCTGTCGTCGCGGATCGCGTCGGTGACGGCCAGGGCCCGGAAGAAGGCCAGCAGCATCGCGTAACCGGCGATGCCGATGAAGCCGACGGCAAGCGAGACCATGGCGGCCATGCCGACGTACCGCCCCCGGTCCGGGACCAGGACGAGCAAGGTGGGCAGACCGATGATGAGCATCGCGGCGGCGAGGAAGTAGATCGCGGACACGGCCAGCCAGCGGCTGTCGTCCTCGCGGACCATCCGGAGCGTCTCCGAGCCGCTGGAGCCGGTCGGCGTCAGCAGCGAGGCGAGAGCCAGCGCCATGGCCCCGGTGACGAGCAGCGCCGCGGAGGCGGGGACCCAGTCGTTGCGCATCCGCACACGGTAGGGCGACCCCGCCCTCCGCACTTGGTCAACCGAGAGTTTTGCCCACGGCCTCGGCGACGATCGCCACCTGGGCGGGGTCGGCGCTGGTGGGGATCAGCTGGACCTCGTCGGCGCCGAGGTCCTCGAAGCGGCGCAGCAGCGCGATCAGCTCGGGCACGGTGCCGGCGAAGCCGGTCGTCGGGGCCATCGCGTCGACGAGGTCGGCCGGCAGCCAGCTCAGGTAGTGGCGCAGGTGCCGGTGCACCTGCGCTCGGGCCTGGCCACCCGAGGTCTCCTCCAGGGCGAACCAGAACGACGTCGTCAGCCGGGGTGCCGGCCGGCCCGCCTCGGCCCAGGAGACCCGGGCCAGGTCGAACAGCCGACCGACGCCCTGCGTGGACAGGTCGAGGGTGACGCCCGCGAGCCCGTCGGCCCACCCGGCGGCGTACCGGATCGTCCTCGGACCGGTCGTCCCGACGAGCAGCTCCGGACCCCCGGCCCGCACCGGGGGCGGCCCGACCGGTCCGACCCCCTCGCCGACCCGCTCCCCGCTCCAGACCCGCCGCATCTCGGCGGCCCGCTCCCCCAGCTCGCGCATCCGCTGGGTCACCGGGTCCGCGCCGACCGCGAGGTAGTCCTCGACCCGGCCGCCCACGCCCAGCCCGACGCTGAGCCGGCCGCCGCTGAGCCGGTCGCCGGTCGCGAGGGCCTTGGCGAGCAGCACCGGGTCGTGCAGCTGGGGTACGACGACGGTGGTCGCGATCCGCACCCGCCGGGTCCAGGCGGCGACCGCGCCGAGCAGGGTCAGCGTCTCGGGGTTGTCGAAGGCCATCCGCTCCCCGAAGCACACCGACGAGAACGGTCCCTCGTCGATCGCCCGGGCCCACGTCTCCAGGACACCGTCCGTCACCCACAGGTCCGGCTCCATCACGGGCAGCGTCATCCCCACCTGCACGCCGTCACCCTGGCACGGGCCGCGGGCCCTCGGGCCCGTCACCGGCCCACATTCCGGTGACCGGGATCGGCGACCTCAGGGGTCGTCACCGCGCAGGTCGTCGGACCGGGGTTCGCGTCCGCCTACGCTGTCGACCGTGAGCCCCGACCGCGACCCGATCCGTGAGGCGCACCGGCAGTGGACCCGCCACGGCTGGGCCGACGCCGCCGACGGCATGGCGATGGTGACCTCCGTCGTACGGGTCCAGCAGCTGCTGATGGAGCGCATCGACGCGGTGCTCCGCCCGCTCGGGCTGACCTTCGCCCGCTACGAGGTGCTGCGGCTGCTGTCGTTCTCCTCGGCCGGCGGGATGCCGATGACCCGGCTCGGGTCGCTGCTCCAGGTGCACCCGACCAGCGTCACGAGCGCCGTCGACCGCCTCGAGCGACAGGGGTACGTCGAGCGGGTACGCCGCAGCGACGACCGCCGGGTCATCGTCGCCTCGATCACCGACGCCGGCCGAGCGGTCGTCGAGACCGCCACCGACGGGCTCAACGGCCAGGTCTTCGAGCGGCCCGGGATCAGCGCCGAGCAGGTGGCCGCGCTGACCGAGCTCCTCGGCGCCGTTCGGGCGGACGCCGGCGACCTGGTCGACTGAGGCGACGACGGCCAGGTCGCGTTGAACGGCCGGCTCCGGAGCTCGTACCACGGGAAACGCGGAACCCCGGAGCCGGCCAGTAGGGCCGACGATCGCAGGTCGCCCGTGACGAGCCGCTCCCTCCAGAACTGCCCGCCACACCCGGTGACCGTCGGACACCCTGTCTTCGACGGTAGGGCGACGAGCAGCCGGCGTCGTCATCTAAATCGAGTATGTGTGGGGGAGCGCTCGCAGGTTCATCACGGTATGCAGACGAGCCCGCACTCCCCACGGCGTACCCACCGTGGGAACTGCCAACTGATCTGCATACCGTGATGAACCTGGGACTCAGGTGACTCCCACCCCCGGCTACTTCCCCGTAAAGCCTGGACGTCCTACCATCGAATAGTTGGACATCCAATCTTCCCCGAAGGCAGCCAATGACCGACCTGCACGTACCCCAGCACCCCGTCCGGCTCGTCACCGCGAGCAGCCTGTTCGACGGCCACGACGCCTCGATCAACATCATGCGGCGGATCTTCCAGAGCCAGGGCTGCGAGGTCGTGCACCTCGGTCACAACCGCTCCGTGCAGGAGGTCGTCGACGCCGCACTGGAGGAGGACGTCCAGGGGGTCGCGGTGTCGTCGTACCAGGGCGGGCACGTGGAGTACTTCGAGTACCTCGTCGAGTCGCTGCGGGCCCAGGGCGCCGACCACGTGCAGGTCGTCGGCGGCGGTGGCGGCGTGATCGTGCACGACGAGATCGAGCGGCTGCGCAGCTCCGGCGTCACCATCTTCTCCCCCGAGGACGGCCAGCGGATGGGCCTGGTCGGGATGATCAACTCGGTCGTGAAGAGCTGCGACACCGACCTGTGGGCGGCCAAGCAGGTCGGCGCCGAGCAGGTGCTCAGCGGCGACCGGTTCGCCATCGC encodes the following:
- a CDS encoding TIGR03617 family F420-dependent LLM class oxidoreductase, giving the protein MLLDVQLDARPDLAADRARELVAAGVDGLFTFEGPHDVFLPLAAAAGVVDTDLMTNVAIAMPRSPMHLAHTAWDLQLMSKGRFRLGLGSQIRPHIEKRYGATWSPPAARMREIVGAVKAILGSWQHGTPLEFRGEHTQHTLMPPTFVPGPNPYGAPPVLLGALGPVMTRTAAEVADGLLVMPFHSRRHFVERTLPAVQEGLERSGREAVGIFPQAILAMGRTPAELEAATLGVRGLLAFYGSTPAYRSVLDVEGWGDLQPELNALSKQGDIAAMMALVTDEMVATIGVRGTPEECAAEIGRRFGGVAERVCCYFPGYDAPLAQVGELATALRALSAV
- a CDS encoding LLM class flavin-dependent oxidoreductase, with the protein product MTGPRARGPCQGDGVQVGMTLPVMEPDLWVTDGVLETWARAIDEGPFSSVCFGERMAFDNPETLTLLGAVAAWTRRVRIATTVVVPQLHDPVLLAKALATGDRLSGGRLSVGLGVGGRVEDYLAVGADPVTQRMRELGERAAEMRRVWSGERVGEGVGPVGPPPVRAGGPELLVGTTGPRTIRYAAGWADGLAGVTLDLSTQGVGRLFDLARVSWAEAGRPAPRLTTSFWFALEETSGGQARAQVHRHLRHYLSWLPADLVDAMAPTTGFAGTVPELIALLRRFEDLGADEVQLIPTSADPAQVAIVAEAVGKTLG
- a CDS encoding MarR family transcriptional regulator translates to MSPDRDPIREAHRQWTRHGWADAADGMAMVTSVVRVQQLLMERIDAVLRPLGLTFARYEVLRLLSFSSAGGMPMTRLGSLLQVHPTSVTSAVDRLERQGYVERVRRSDDRRVIVASITDAGRAVVETATDGLNGQVFERPGISAEQVAALTELLGAVRADAGDLVD